A window of the Lolium perenne isolate Kyuss_39 chromosome 7, Kyuss_2.0, whole genome shotgun sequence genome harbors these coding sequences:
- the LOC127318728 gene encoding uncharacterized protein codes for MSVAKAAMPPPALRFLAVAAANTLIYAGYAMLWVGTACNAFMVVARRAFGEGSAVLSAVTTVALYALVGSGFLLPFSLMLAAARSMASDSDSDSNSNNTDVEQRTKEPAVRPRGPRQILRQMLKDDAVVGVLLTLPFVLLIVAGVLVKGISPAKESERERVGSILMDVGIVGFSTLQCFIVLPITILRTWRMIY; via the exons ATGTCCGtggccaaggcggcgatgccgccGCCGGCGCTCAGGTTCCTGGCCGTCGCCGCGGCTAACACGCTCATCTACGCGGGGTACGCGATGCTGTGGGTCGGCACCGCGTGCAACGCCTTCATGGTCGTCGCGCGCCGCGCCTTCGGTGAGGGTTCCGCTGTGCTCTCGGCGGTGACCACGGTCGCCCTCTACGCCCTAGTCGGCTCTGGATTCCTCTtacccttctccctcatgctcgccgccgcgcgctccatggcctccgactccgactccgactccaactccaacAACACCGACGTCGAGCAG CGTACGAAAGAGCCTGCTGTGAGACCGAGAGGCCCTCGTCAGATTCTTCGACAGATGCTCAAGGATGATGCTGTGGTTGGGGTCCTTCTTACGCTCCCGTTTGTGCTGCTCATAGTTGCTGGTGTTCTGGTGAAGGGTATCTCGCCTGCGAAAGAATCTGAGAGGGAGAGGGTTGGTTCTATATTGATGGATGTGGGGATAGTGGGCTTTAGCACATTGCAGTGTTTCATTGTCTTGCCAATCACGATACTGAGGACGTGGAGGATGATATATTGA